The Dendropsophus ebraccatus isolate aDenEbr1 chromosome 10, aDenEbr1.pat, whole genome shotgun sequence genome has a segment encoding these proteins:
- the LOC138765723 gene encoding CCN family member 5-like, translated as MEMGSYIEVCLMLLCVTCTLGKRLGCPLSCKCPEVPTCPPGSVPVPDSCGCGCTVCARGLGSGCDGFRPCDSSQNLVCDYHGDLSRHQGVCKVRQETGSCFHNVNEILHGQDFEIDCDSYCKCENGNIDCVPLCPEPERPHIPNCKEMQLVTVPGECCAQWRCLDESSGSEEEDEPGDNYPGPDDESSEAEAKTRSRREAPDPDREEDEESLEETYSCKPETEWTPCSRTCGFGNSVRIVYEKETCIPKAEKRLCMIRPCKGQYPNANYTVLKATNVCSRVMHWSHPQHLRFRDCLSSRPLLPKFCGLCSDGRLCTPSLSHTRPVSFRCAQLKKRVTRQVMWVQRCECGGKRGKRGKKKGGSTMKPREEVTHDMAGDDE; from the exons ATGGAAATGGGCTCTTATATAGAGGTCTGCCTGATGCTATTATGTGTGACATGTACATTAGGGAAGAGACTG GGATGTCCACTAAGTTGTAAGTGCCCAGAAGTCCCTACCTGTCCCCCGGGGTCAGTCCCGGTGCCGGACTCCTGTGGTTgtgggtgtacagtatgtgcccgAGGCCTCGGCTCTGGGTGCGATGGATTCAGACCATGCGATTCCTCACAGAATTTGGTCTGCGACTATCACGGAGACTTGAGCAGACATCAAGGCGTGTGCAAGG TCCGTCAGGAGACCGGCTCTTGCTTCCACAACGTCAATGAGATTCTACATGGACAAGACTTCGAAATAGACTGTGATAGTTATTGCAAATGTGAGAATGGGAATATCGActgtgtccccctgtgtcctgAGCCCGAGAGACCCCACATCCCTAACTGCAAGGAGATGCAACTAGTGACTG TTCCAGGTGAGTGCTGCGCCCAATGGAGATGTCTGGATGAGTCAAGTGGATCTGAAGAGGAGGATGAGCCTGGTGATAACTACCCGGGTCCAGACGATGAGTCTTCAGAAGCCGAGGCAAAGACTCGGAGCAGGAGAGAAGCCCCTGATCCAG ATAGAGAAGAGGATGAGGAGTCATTGGAGGAAACTTATTCTTGTAAACCGGAGACTGAGTGGACGCCGTGCTCACGTACATGCGGATTTGGAAACTCGGTGAGAATCGTTTACGAGAAGGAGACTTGTATACCCAAAGCTGAGAAGAGACTATGCATGATCAGGCCCTGCAAGGGGCAATACCCCAACGCCAACTACACC GTCCTGAAGGCAACCAATGTCTGCAGTCGCGTCATGCACTGGTCCCATCCACAGCACCTCCGTTTCCGTGACTGTCTGTCAAGCCGACCCCTACTCCCCAAGTTCTGCGGCCTATGCTCGGACGGACGTCTCTGCACACCATCGCTGAGCCACACACGTCCGGTATCGTTTCGGTGCGCCCAACTGAAAAAGAGAGTCACCCGCCAGGTTATGTGGGTGCAGAGGTGTGAGTGTGGTGGAAAAAGAGGGAAAAGAGGGAAGAAGAAGGGAGGCAGTACAATGAAACCAAGAGAAGAGGTCACACATGATATGGCGGGCGACGATGAATAG
- the DDAH2 gene encoding putative hydrolase DDAH2 yields the protein MTGRYTHAVVRGVPSSLAQEADGKVDLARAQRESGVFCGILRQKLGLQVIELPPNEELPQGQLIGDMAVVIADTALITRPSNPARRKETEGLQKLFEELKFRVYEVTDENATLDASDILFTGTEIFVGLSDSTNLRGAEIVAKTYQDYAVSTVSVTGGLHLKSFCSMAGPDTLVIGSSDHAKKALKAMEHMTDHHYETLTVPDDPAANCIYARVGPKANVLVHRSAEEYPNSVQVFQKLTDYTLVPASCTEVSKIGGCLTACSILINRKLEI from the exons ATGACTGGTAGATACACTCATGCCGTGGTCAGAGGGGTGCCCTCTTCTCTGGCACAGGAGGCAGATGGAAAGGTGGACCTTGCAAGGGCACAAAGGGAAAGTGGAGTCTTCTGTGGCATCTTAAGACAGAAACTGGGACTTCAGGTGATTGAGCTTCCCCCAAATGAAGAACTACCCCAGGGACAACTAATCGGTGACATGGCAGTGGTAATAGCAGATACGGCTTTAATCACCCGCCCATCAAACCCTGCGAGAAGAAAAGAG ACAGAAGGTTTACAGAAGTTGTTTGAAGAGCTGAAATTTCGAGTTTATGAAGTTACAGATGAAAATGCCACCTTAGATGCCAGTGACATCCTCTTCACGG GTACAGAAATCTTTGTGGGTTTGTCCGATTCGACTAATCTTAGAGGTGCTGAGATAGTGGCAAAAACCTACCAG GATTATGCCGTGTCCACTGTGTCAGTCACCGGAGGCTTACATCTAAAGAGTTTCTGCAGTATGGCCGGCCCTGACACCCTGGTCATCGGCAGCAGTGACCACGCTAAAAAAGCGCTGAAG GCGATGGAGCATATGACTGATCATCATTACGAGACGCTGACAGTGCCTGATGACCCTGCCGCCAATTGCATCTATGCCCGTGTGGGGCCCAAAGCCAATGTTCTGGTTCATCGCAGTGCAGAGGAATATCCAAATAGTGTTCAG GTCTTTCAGAAGCTGACGGATTACACGCTAGTACCGGCGTCTTGCACAGAGGTGTCGAAGATCGGAGGCTGTCTGACCGCCTGCTCTATACTGATCAATCGCAAGCTGGAGATCTGA
- the LOC138765725 gene encoding uncharacterized protein isoform X1, whose amino-acid sequence MDLRVILALGLAVACGLEADVDGCSSSQSPSLSLSLSSGRKAHSSLQCLIRKAPSQSNFTFILYKNEKVVRFSQVIGHKMWYPLDAKKNNSGRWRCEVQELPDLCAEYYLETPTTAPPVDEEKDTATSPPASTMSTRILLTILTVALLLMIFITVISVTSGVCVMQQCRRTSPSRQHHKDRSDNSPLTENVSFDLSLPRAETDTEVSYYVELEIIRDPFRKPSRSHSTIYANIM is encoded by the exons ATGGATTTGCGGGTCATTTTGGCACTTGGTCTTGCCGTAGCCTGCGGCTTGGAAGCTGATGTGgatg gtTGCTCCAGctctcagtctccttccctctctctgtccctatccAGTGGACGTAAGGCGCACAGCTCCCTGCAGTGCCTGATCAGGAAAGCCCCTTCTCAGAGCAATTTCACCTTCATTCTTTACAAGAATGAAAAAGTGGTCAGATTCAGCCAGGTAATAGGCCACAAAATGTGGTACCCGCTGGACGCCAAGAAGAACAACAGCGGTCGATGGAGATGTGAGGTGCAGGAGCTTCCTGATCTCTGTGCTGAGTATTATCTGGAGACCCCGACAACTGCCCCGCCAGTGGACGAAGAGAAAGACACAG CGACCTCTCCTCCTGCGTCCACCATGTCCACCAGAATCCTGCTGACTATCCTGACTGTGGCGCTCCTCCTGATGATATTTATTACCGTGATATCTGTCACCTCCGGAGTCTGTGTCATGCAACAGTGCAG aagaacaTCCCCTTCCCGTCAACATCACAAAG ACAGATCGGACAACTCTCCTCTCACAGAAAACGTCAGCTTTGACCTAAGCCTTCCTAGAGCGGAGACA GACACAGAAGTATCTTATTATGTGGAGCTGGAGATCATACGGGATCCTTTCCGAAAACCCTCCAGGAGTCACAGTACGATATATGCAAACATCATGTGA
- the LOC138765725 gene encoding uncharacterized protein isoform X2, producing MDLRVILALGLAVACGLEADVDGCSSSQSPSLSLSLSSGRKAHSSLQCLIRKAPSQSNFTFILYKNEKVVRFSQVIGHKMWYPLDAKKNNSGRWRCEVQELPDLCAEYYLETPTTAPPVDEEKDTATSPPASTMSTRILLTILTVALLLMIFITVISVTSGVCVMQQCRRTSPSRQHHKDRTTLLSQKTSALT from the exons ATGGATTTGCGGGTCATTTTGGCACTTGGTCTTGCCGTAGCCTGCGGCTTGGAAGCTGATGTGgatg gtTGCTCCAGctctcagtctccttccctctctctgtccctatccAGTGGACGTAAGGCGCACAGCTCCCTGCAGTGCCTGATCAGGAAAGCCCCTTCTCAGAGCAATTTCACCTTCATTCTTTACAAGAATGAAAAAGTGGTCAGATTCAGCCAGGTAATAGGCCACAAAATGTGGTACCCGCTGGACGCCAAGAAGAACAACAGCGGTCGATGGAGATGTGAGGTGCAGGAGCTTCCTGATCTCTGTGCTGAGTATTATCTGGAGACCCCGACAACTGCCCCGCCAGTGGACGAAGAGAAAGACACAG CGACCTCTCCTCCTGCGTCCACCATGTCCACCAGAATCCTGCTGACTATCCTGACTGTGGCGCTCCTCCTGATGATATTTATTACCGTGATATCTGTCACCTCCGGAGTCTGTGTCATGCAACAGTGCAG aagaacaTCCCCTTCCCGTCAACATCACAAAG ATCGGACAACTCTCCTCTCACAGAAAACGTCAGCTTTGACCTAA